The genomic stretch CAGCCATATAAGTACCGGGAGCGCCGTAAACGAGTAATGCCCGCGGCTTAACGCTGTCTGCGGCCGTTTCAAATTGCTTTAACTTTTCTTCTATCTCTTGAACGAGCTCAGAAGCACGCTCTTCCTTTTGCAAAAGCTTGCCGAACAGCTCGATTTGCTTCTCAATCTCACTGATTGAATTTGCGCTGGTTAGGATGACCTTCGTACCGGCCCCTTCAAGTATTGGAACGTCCTTCGTGTTCATCGGGTTATTGCCGAGCACAACATCCGCACGGAGCAATGCGATTTTCTCCAAATCAACCTCATGGGCAGAGCCGATCTGCTGGACGTCCTCAGCCGCTTTGGTTGCAAGCGGGGTAGTGGAGGCTGGTCTACCGACTAACGTTCCGCCAAGTGCATAAATAATGTCGGTTTCGCCGTTGCTCAGCGCAACAATGTTTTGCGGAACCTTATCAAATGAGAGCTTGCGATCAGCAAAATCTTTAAATTGAATCATGGCCTGCTGCTGGTTTGAACCGTTGGCTGTCTGGCCGGCTTCAATGCCGCAGGCTGTCAAAGAAAGCACAACAGCAGCACAGCAAATAAGCAAAGTTTTTTTCATGTGAGCCTCCAAGCCGAGTTAAAGATTGATAGTGATTATCAATATCATTCATTATGATAGAGATTGCAGACACATCTGTCAATAACTTTTATGGAGATTTTTGTTATTATATTTTGCATTGAGAATAACACACT from Paenibacillus sp. FSL H8-0548 encodes the following:
- a CDS encoding ABC transporter substrate-binding protein, with translation MKKTLLICCAAVVLSLTACGIEAGQTANGSNQQQAMIQFKDFADRKLSFDKVPQNIVALSNGETDIIYALGGTLVGRPASTTPLATKAAEDVQQIGSAHEVDLEKIALLRADVVLGNNPMNTKDVPILEGAGTKVILTSANSISEIEKQIELFGKLLQKEERASELVQEIEEKLKQFETAADSVKPRALLVYGAPGTYMAALPNSLSGNILEMAGGTNIASDYPSLQSYPQYAQLNSERIVEANPQLILIMTHGNPDEVKKGFLKEMQTNPAWSSLEAVQQNKVEVLPADLFGSNPGTRIIESLEYLHEKLEALQQ